One window of the Branchiostoma lanceolatum isolate klBraLanc5 chromosome 3, klBraLanc5.hap2, whole genome shotgun sequence genome contains the following:
- the LOC136429797 gene encoding BMP-binding endothelial regulator protein-like, whose protein sequence is MTSYATSCRNAGVRLDWRTPKRPGKCEYPMIWHEAGPGCPTTCENMMNEVTEFRVAPVSGWFCPGNMVMNNGKCVAPEESANCFCYGFNATTRSTTSSSTTSPIATMSWPKALPKSTALR, encoded by the exons ATGACGTCATATGCTACCAGCTGTAGGAATGCAGGCGTCAGATTGGACTGGAGGACACCAAAGCGTC CTGGCAAGTGCGAGTACCCGATGATCTGGCATGAGGCCGGCCCTGGCTGCCCAACAACTTGCGAGAACATGATGAACGAGGTTACTGAGTTCCGTGTAGCACCGGTGTCTGGCTGGTTCTGCCCAGGCAACATGGTCATGAATAACGGAAAGTGTGTCGCTCCTGAAGAGAGTGCTAACT GCTTCTGCTATGGCTTCAACGCTACCACACGTTCCACGACAAGTTCTTCAACTACCAGTCCAATTGCAACTATGTCCTGGCCAAAAGCTCTGCCAAAAAGCACGGCTTTGAGGTGA